One genomic window of Halolamina sediminis includes the following:
- a CDS encoding isopentenyl phosphate kinase has product MSPTILKLGGSVITEKDRAETLDGEALDAAADAVADAIENGDVSELVLVHGGGSFGHHHASEAGVTTTDGSGDATDAIAIHSAMKTLNQFVLSRLHERGVPALPVHPLSAGARDAGGELDLPMNQAATMLEEGFVPVLHGDVIATAGEGVTVLSGDEIVTTAAAHLAAERIGLCSTVPGVLDVEDEVIPEITAFDDAADALGGSDADADVTGGMAAKVRQLLDLGAPASVFGPESIGAFLAGEQPGTTVRGRQ; this is encoded by the coding sequence ATGAGCCCGACGATCCTCAAGCTCGGCGGCTCGGTGATCACCGAGAAGGACCGCGCGGAGACGCTGGACGGCGAAGCGCTCGACGCGGCGGCCGACGCGGTCGCGGATGCGATTGAGAACGGCGATGTGTCCGAACTGGTGCTCGTCCACGGCGGCGGGAGCTTCGGCCACCACCACGCCAGCGAGGCGGGCGTCACCACGACCGACGGGAGCGGCGACGCCACGGACGCGATCGCGATTCACAGCGCGATGAAGACGCTCAATCAGTTCGTGCTCTCCCGACTCCACGAGCGCGGGGTGCCCGCGCTTCCGGTCCACCCGCTCTCCGCGGGGGCTCGGGACGCCGGCGGCGAGCTCGACCTGCCGATGAACCAAGCGGCGACGATGCTGGAGGAGGGGTTCGTCCCCGTCCTCCACGGCGACGTGATCGCGACGGCGGGAGAGGGCGTGACGGTGCTCTCCGGCGACGAGATCGTCACGACCGCCGCGGCGCACCTCGCCGCCGAGCGCATCGGCCTCTGTTCGACGGTGCCGGGCGTGCTCGACGTGGAGGACGAGGTGATCCCCGAGATCACCGCGTTCGATGACGCCGCCGACGCGCTGGGCGGGAGTGACGCCGACGCCGACGTGACCGGCGGGATGGCCGCGAAGGTGCGGCAACTGCTCGATCTCGGCGCGCCGGCGTCGGTGTTCGGCCCCGAGAGCATCGGGGCGTTCCTCGCGGGCGAGCAGCCGGGGACGACGGTCCGCGGGCGGCAGTAG
- a CDS encoding DHH family phosphoesterase, whose product MGNCIICGADTEGHICQSHEEDVVFEFRGNSPDQLVENRFYRGVVDGYADFGVFVDLSSNVTGLLHRSELDGRLESLDWEAGDTVFVQVKNVRDNGNVDLTSSIRQADREFRGTLIQDGTEELLPEDDEEEVEEGNGRERDVEATTGEDEESAPAETDGSGAEAATQAVDEAAAESADSETEPDEADYAEDESSESEPVDADPAEADTEETPAGAEPEEPTRRDIGELSDRVGEEVRIEGEVVSARQTGGPTVFELRDETGVVDCAAFVEAGVRAYPEIEVGDIVRLDGEIEIRREELQVETEALVELEGEERETVERRLAEALTERARPDEATLVADDDAVSAAKENLLDAAEAIRRAVFESRPIVVRHAATADGYVAGVALERAILPMVREEHAESDAEYHYVNRRPLEEAVYEMNDATNDVTSMLQDRDRHDEKLPLVVLAGTASTVESEDGLEMLGIYGAKRVVVDAAPADAEIADTSDVLVNPDAAGLSTGALASSLATTVSPEVREEIAHLPAVSYWQDTPDSYLDAAREARFDEEAVTELREAIALEAFYQSYDEKRELVGDLLFGESPEAVAAGAPEDAAESETLAGHIATQFREKMDTEVETAEANIERSESEGVEVAVLDTEEYTHKYDFPPSSLLLDELHRRGDADVTIGIAMDELWVRAETDVDLRAVAREAASNAPNAGISAAGLREGRIEFLSGAREEVEIAVVGAVVEQFD is encoded by the coding sequence ATGGGCAACTGTATCATCTGTGGCGCCGACACCGAGGGCCACATCTGCCAGTCACACGAAGAGGACGTCGTTTTCGAGTTCCGCGGCAACAGCCCGGACCAGCTCGTCGAGAACCGCTTCTACCGCGGCGTCGTCGACGGCTACGCCGACTTCGGCGTGTTCGTCGACCTCTCGTCGAACGTCACGGGGCTGCTCCACCGCTCCGAGCTGGACGGCCGCCTCGAGAGCCTCGACTGGGAGGCCGGCGACACCGTCTTCGTACAGGTGAAGAACGTTCGTGACAACGGGAACGTCGACCTGACCTCCTCGATCCGACAGGCCGATCGCGAGTTCCGCGGGACGCTGATTCAGGACGGGACCGAGGAGCTGCTCCCCGAGGATGACGAGGAGGAGGTCGAAGAGGGAAACGGGCGTGAGCGGGACGTAGAAGCGACGACCGGGGAGGACGAGGAGTCCGCTCCGGCCGAGACCGACGGCAGCGGTGCCGAGGCGGCGACGCAGGCCGTCGACGAAGCGGCGGCGGAGTCCGCCGATTCCGAGACCGAGCCTGACGAGGCCGACTACGCCGAAGACGAATCTTCGGAGAGCGAGCCCGTCGACGCCGATCCGGCGGAAGCCGACACCGAGGAGACCCCCGCGGGCGCCGAGCCCGAGGAGCCGACCCGCCGCGACATCGGCGAGCTTTCCGACCGCGTCGGCGAGGAAGTCCGGATCGAGGGCGAGGTCGTCAGCGCGCGACAGACCGGCGGCCCGACCGTGTTCGAGCTCCGCGACGAGACCGGCGTGGTCGACTGTGCAGCGTTCGTCGAGGCCGGCGTTCGCGCCTACCCCGAGATCGAGGTTGGCGACATCGTCCGACTCGACGGCGAGATCGAGATACGCCGCGAGGAGCTGCAGGTCGAGACCGAGGCGCTGGTCGAACTCGAGGGCGAGGAGCGCGAGACCGTCGAGCGACGGCTCGCCGAGGCGCTGACCGAGCGCGCCCGCCCGGACGAGGCGACGCTGGTCGCCGACGACGACGCCGTTTCGGCGGCCAAGGAGAACCTGCTCGACGCCGCGGAGGCGATCCGCCGTGCGGTGTTCGAGTCCCGGCCGATCGTGGTCCGGCACGCGGCGACCGCCGACGGCTACGTCGCCGGCGTGGCGCTCGAACGCGCGATCCTCCCGATGGTGCGCGAGGAGCACGCCGAGAGCGACGCCGAGTACCACTACGTGAACCGCCGTCCGCTGGAGGAGGCGGTGTACGAGATGAACGACGCGACGAACGACGTGACCAGCATGCTGCAGGACCGCGACCGGCACGACGAGAAGCTGCCGCTCGTGGTGCTGGCCGGCACCGCCTCCACCGTCGAGAGCGAGGACGGGCTGGAGATGCTGGGGATCTACGGCGCCAAGCGCGTCGTCGTCGACGCCGCGCCGGCGGACGCGGAGATCGCCGACACGTCGGACGTGCTGGTCAACCCCGACGCCGCCGGGCTCTCGACGGGCGCGCTGGCGTCGTCGCTCGCGACGACTGTCTCTCCCGAGGTGCGCGAGGAGATCGCCCACCTGCCGGCGGTCAGCTACTGGCAGGACACGCCCGACTCCTACCTCGACGCCGCCCGCGAGGCCCGCTTCGACGAGGAAGCGGTGACGGAACTCCGCGAGGCGATCGCGCTGGAGGCGTTCTACCAGTCCTACGACGAGAAGCGCGAACTGGTCGGCGACCTGCTGTTCGGCGAGAGCCCCGAGGCCGTCGCCGCCGGCGCGCCGGAGGACGCCGCCGAGAGCGAGACGCTTGCGGGTCACATCGCGACGCAGTTCCGCGAGAAGATGGACACTGAGGTCGAGACCGCCGAGGCCAACATCGAACGCAGCGAGAGCGAGGGCGTCGAAGTCGCGGTGCTCGACACCGAGGAGTACACCCACAAGTACGACTTCCCGCCGAGTTCGCTGCTGCTGGACGAGCTCCACCGCCGCGGCGACGCGGACGTGACGATCGGCATCGCGATGGACGAGCTCTGGGTCCGCGCGGAGACGGACGTGGATCTGCGTGCCGTGGCTCGTGAAGCGGCCTCGAACGCGCCGAACGCCGGGATCTCGGCTGCGGGGCTCCGCGAGGGTCGGATCGAGTTCCTCTCCGGTGCGCGTGAGGAAGTCGAGATCGCCGTGGTTGGTGCGGTCGTCGAGCAGTTCGACTGA
- a CDS encoding nucleic acid-binding protein: protein MIVAVADAGPIIHLAEIDAIELLGTVDELYVPETVRGELEAGGVPQGFEKLEFELVVAETDERKFGTGLDEGETAALAVATGRDAVLLTDDLTAREAAKESGVGVHGSIGVVALAFNRGELTEEQAVESMRSLQTETSLFVTDAVVDHGIEMLRDRSSE, encoded by the coding sequence GTGATCGTCGCCGTCGCCGACGCCGGCCCCATCATCCACTTGGCCGAGATCGACGCGATAGAGCTTCTGGGAACCGTCGACGAACTGTACGTCCCGGAGACCGTTCGAGGCGAACTGGAAGCCGGAGGCGTTCCACAAGGGTTCGAGAAACTCGAGTTCGAACTGGTCGTCGCCGAAACGGACGAACGGAAGTTCGGCACTGGGCTAGACGAGGGTGAAACGGCCGCACTGGCGGTCGCGACGGGTCGTGACGCCGTTCTCCTGACCGACGATCTGACGGCGAGGGAGGCAGCGAAGGAATCAGGCGTCGGCGTACACGGTTCGATCGGCGTCGTCGCACTCGCGTTCAACCGTGGCGAACTGACCGAGGAGCAGGCGGTCGAGTCGATGCGATCGCTGCAGACGGAGACGAGTCTGTTCGTCACCGACGCGGTCGTGGACCACGGGATCGAGATGCTCCGGGACAGGTCGAGCGAGTAG
- a CDS encoding thymidine kinase, producing the protein MHEITGSGFVEVIAGSMFSGKTEELLRRLRRAEIAGQDVAAFTPAIDDRYGETTIGSHEGRQWDARVIDNVGDGVWELQEYLNGEEVVAIDEANFFDRDLVNVCNVLANDGRRVIVSGTDITFRGEPFTPLPELMAIAEYVDKLQAICTVCGEPATRNQRLVDGEPAHVDDDTIVVGAEESYEARCRSCHTLRTD; encoded by the coding sequence ATGCACGAGATCACCGGGAGCGGCTTCGTCGAGGTGATCGCCGGGTCGATGTTCTCGGGGAAGACCGAGGAGCTGCTGCGGCGCCTGCGACGCGCGGAGATCGCCGGGCAGGACGTGGCGGCGTTCACTCCGGCCATCGACGATCGGTACGGCGAGACCACCATCGGCTCCCACGAGGGGCGCCAGTGGGACGCGCGGGTGATCGACAACGTCGGCGACGGGGTGTGGGAACTGCAGGAGTACCTCAACGGCGAGGAGGTGGTCGCGATCGACGAGGCGAACTTCTTCGACCGCGACCTCGTCAACGTCTGTAACGTGCTCGCCAACGACGGCCGGCGGGTGATCGTCTCCGGGACCGACATCACGTTCCGGGGCGAGCCGTTCACACCACTGCCGGAGCTAATGGCGATCGCGGAGTACGTCGACAAGCTACAGGCAATCTGTACCGTCTGTGGCGAGCCGGCGACCCGGAACCAGCGGCTGGTCGACGGTGAGCCCGCACACGTCGACGACGACACGATCGTCGTCGGCGCCGAGGAGTCCTACGAGGCACGGTGTCGGAGTTGCCACACGCTCAGGACCGACTGA
- a CDS encoding YIP1 family protein: MTQWIGSPEGGRDRGPRALARAWAEVLVRPRRFFRNGIAPADQAPGLVFGVLVALGAVAGRLATGDMPTFETGGVTPPFGLGSGLGAVLVLLGVGLFLAPAAFHLSAAIETVGLSLLAPDRGGVSETVQVIAYATAPCLLTAVPWAPLRVGCCLYGAALLVVGTAVRHQTSIPRAAVAAALPAVILFGYGYGGFAAAGL; the protein is encoded by the coding sequence ATGACCCAGTGGATCGGGAGCCCGGAGGGTGGCCGCGACCGCGGGCCACGAGCGCTCGCTCGCGCGTGGGCGGAGGTACTCGTCCGGCCGCGACGGTTCTTCCGAAACGGGATCGCGCCCGCGGATCAGGCGCCGGGGCTGGTCTTCGGCGTACTCGTGGCGCTGGGTGCCGTCGCCGGCCGACTGGCGACCGGCGACATGCCCACCTTCGAGACCGGCGGCGTGACACCCCCGTTCGGGCTCGGGAGCGGGCTGGGCGCCGTGCTGGTGCTGCTTGGGGTCGGACTGTTCCTCGCGCCGGCGGCGTTTCACCTCTCGGCGGCGATCGAGACGGTGGGGCTGTCGCTGCTAGCGCCGGACCGCGGCGGCGTGAGCGAGACGGTACAGGTCATCGCGTACGCGACCGCACCCTGTCTGCTGACCGCCGTGCCGTGGGCGCCGCTGCGGGTGGGCTGCTGTCTGTACGGGGCGGCGTTGCTCGTCGTCGGCACCGCGGTCCGGCACCAGACCTCGATCCCGCGGGCGGCGGTCGCGGCGGCGCTGCCGGCGGTCATCCTGTTCGGCTACGGCTACGGGGGATTCGCGGCCGCGGGGCTCTGA